One part of the Sorangiineae bacterium MSr11954 genome encodes these proteins:
- a CDS encoding lactonase family protein codes for MSEEKEGRGIVKRRQFLAAVGIAGIGGALWARKVWRSESEKGSGVIYIGGYSTPSGLTIARLDEKTGALIALGQVPDVPKASWFAYSADRRFLYLTNEFETAGQLTALDVSDPKQPKVLGTQPSRGAAPTHVTVHPSGRHLLTANYGDATVAVHRIEADGRIGESTDLVRQTGTQREAHAHQVLVDPSGKWVLVVDLGADSVFVYAFDPAAGKLKQHAKVTLPTGTGPRHLAFHPTANRVYILGELVPVVTVATWDDKSGELTLGQVVGTVAPGTTSTNYPGEIAISSDGKFVYASNRGENSIATFAVQDQGARLEFLGTTPTGGNWPRHFVLSPDEHWMYVSNQRSNSVTWLPRDPTTGRLGSSAGSLEVQTAAIVSFR; via the coding sequence GTGTCCGAGGAGAAGGAAGGACGAGGAATCGTCAAGCGCCGTCAATTTCTGGCTGCGGTGGGGATCGCCGGCATCGGCGGTGCGCTATGGGCTCGTAAGGTCTGGCGAAGCGAATCCGAGAAAGGGTCGGGCGTGATCTACATTGGCGGATACAGTACACCGAGCGGCCTCACCATCGCTCGATTGGATGAAAAAACGGGCGCGCTGATCGCGCTGGGGCAAGTTCCGGACGTCCCCAAGGCATCGTGGTTTGCCTACTCGGCCGACCGCCGTTTTCTTTATCTGACCAACGAGTTCGAGACGGCCGGCCAGCTCACCGCGCTCGACGTCTCCGATCCCAAGCAGCCCAAGGTGCTCGGCACCCAGCCCAGTCGCGGGGCGGCGCCGACGCACGTGACCGTGCACCCCAGCGGGCGCCATCTGCTCACCGCCAACTACGGCGATGCCACGGTGGCGGTGCACCGCATCGAGGCCGATGGCCGCATCGGCGAGTCGACGGATCTCGTGCGCCAGACGGGAACGCAGCGCGAGGCGCACGCGCACCAGGTGCTGGTCGATCCCAGCGGCAAATGGGTGCTGGTGGTGGATTTGGGCGCCGATTCGGTGTTCGTTTATGCGTTCGATCCGGCCGCCGGCAAACTGAAGCAGCACGCGAAGGTCACCTTGCCCACGGGCACCGGCCCGCGGCACCTCGCCTTTCACCCCACGGCCAATCGCGTCTACATCCTAGGCGAGCTGGTTCCGGTGGTCACGGTGGCGACGTGGGATGACAAAAGCGGGGAGCTCACGCTCGGGCAAGTCGTCGGCACGGTGGCGCCGGGCACCACGAGCACCAACTACCCTGGCGAGATCGCCATCTCGTCCGACGGCAAATTCGTCTATGCCTCGAACCGCGGCGAGAACAGCATCGCCACGTTCGCGGTGCAGGATCAGGGCGCGCGGCTGGAGTTCCTCGGCACCACACCGACCGGCGGCAACTGGCCCCGCCACTTCGTCTTGAGCCCGGACGAACATTGGATGTACGTCTCGAACCAGCGCTCCAACAGCGTGACCTGGCTCCCGCGCGATCCAACCACCGGTCGCCTTGGTTCCAGCGCGGGCTCGCTCGAAGTGCAGACGGCCGCCATCGTATCGTTTCGCTGA
- a CDS encoding TetR family transcriptional regulator, whose protein sequence is MPLPKKATIAPRKKPQQARSIQTVAGILEAAVRVLKRDGVDQFTTVRVAEEAGVSVGSLYQYFPNREALLFRLQAAGWRTTVGYVQEILKSPRITPLERVRAAVLTVFRTDEEEGDVRAALGEAGALARDSPQAKAQYDRGQVQAVAFLKEALPDLDGADIAFMADFMSSALAAIAQRATERKLLPEEGERWAKATADMFCLYVEAAASRNKA, encoded by the coding sequence ATGCCTTTGCCGAAGAAAGCCACGATCGCACCCCGCAAAAAACCGCAACAAGCGCGCTCCATCCAAACGGTCGCCGGCATTCTCGAGGCGGCCGTTCGCGTTTTGAAGCGGGACGGCGTCGATCAGTTCACGACCGTGCGGGTGGCCGAGGAGGCAGGGGTGAGCGTAGGCTCCCTCTATCAATATTTTCCGAACCGCGAGGCGCTGCTCTTTCGGCTTCAAGCGGCCGGCTGGCGCACCACCGTGGGCTATGTCCAAGAAATCCTGAAGAGCCCGCGCATCACGCCGCTCGAACGGGTCCGGGCCGCCGTCCTCACCGTCTTTCGCACCGACGAAGAAGAGGGCGACGTCCGCGCCGCCCTCGGCGAGGCCGGCGCACTGGCGCGCGACTCACCGCAGGCCAAAGCCCAATACGACCGCGGGCAGGTCCAGGCCGTGGCCTTCCTCAAAGAGGCGCTCCCCGATCTCGACGGCGCGGACATCGCCTTCATGGCCGATTTCATGAGCTCCGCGCTCGCCGCCATCGCACAGCGGGCGACCGAGCGAAAGCTCCTGCCCGAAGAAGGCGAACGATGGGCCAAGGCCACCGCCGATATGTTCTGTCTTTACGTCGAGGCCGCGGCCTCACGAAATAAGGCGTAA
- a CDS encoding M4 family metallopeptidase — protein sequence MTHRVLSNKNRRNWLLPASLTLLACAPLACSGNTDVSDTSSPAAKAIDALPQAEVIATDEATGVPTYIGGHLGVASLRDPGTENDVRAALATIAPVFHANAADLVLKSTDRDALGDVHYRYTQFKNGLEVIGGELLVHSRGGVLYGANGSARDDLPAPAKASLSPQAAVGAAYGAYASLAGAELTAEPKAELAYRPSYDGDALLLVYKVTVQGTEADGTPILDTVLVNAVSGAIVDRIPSIHTAKNREVHNLNGSTVLPGPVARTETGPASSDSIVNTNFNLLGTTYDAYSTLFNRDSINGRGSKLISSVHYSRAYNNAFWNGTQMVYGDGDGRTFSNLATSLDVTAHELTHGVTTATSNLIYSNQSGGLNESVSDIFGQVTQWFGAGKVISPGIFQVGEDIFTPGTPGDALRYLNDPKKDGRSLDFFADYRNGIDVHFSSGISNLAFFLLAQGGKHPRGRSTVQVTGIGIERAAQIFYRANTSIFTASTTFAQAKTWTKQAATQLGYPADVVDSVDAAWRAVGVN from the coding sequence ATGACACACAGAGTCCTATCGAACAAAAATCGTCGCAATTGGCTTTTGCCCGCGTCCTTGACGCTTCTTGCATGCGCCCCACTCGCATGCTCCGGCAACACCGATGTTTCCGACACGTCGTCCCCCGCTGCAAAAGCCATCGATGCACTGCCTCAGGCCGAGGTCATCGCCACAGACGAGGCCACGGGAGTTCCCACGTACATCGGCGGCCATCTCGGGGTCGCCTCGCTCAGGGATCCCGGCACCGAGAACGATGTGCGGGCCGCGCTCGCGACCATCGCCCCCGTTTTTCACGCCAATGCGGCGGATCTGGTGCTGAAGAGCACGGATCGGGACGCGCTCGGGGATGTGCACTACCGCTATACGCAGTTCAAGAACGGGCTCGAGGTGATCGGCGGCGAGCTGCTCGTCCATAGCCGCGGGGGCGTTCTTTATGGAGCCAATGGAAGTGCGCGCGACGATTTGCCCGCGCCGGCAAAGGCGAGCCTCTCGCCGCAGGCGGCCGTAGGTGCGGCGTACGGCGCGTATGCCTCGCTCGCCGGCGCCGAGCTCACGGCCGAACCCAAGGCGGAGCTCGCGTATCGACCGTCCTACGACGGCGATGCGCTTCTTCTCGTGTACAAGGTCACGGTGCAGGGGACCGAGGCCGATGGCACGCCGATTCTGGACACGGTCCTGGTCAATGCCGTTTCGGGGGCCATCGTGGATCGCATTCCGAGCATCCACACGGCCAAAAACCGCGAGGTGCACAATTTGAACGGCAGCACGGTGCTGCCGGGGCCGGTTGCGCGCACCGAGACGGGGCCCGCGTCGTCGGACTCCATCGTGAACACCAACTTCAATTTGTTGGGAACCACGTACGACGCGTACAGCACCTTGTTCAATCGCGACTCCATCAATGGCCGCGGCAGCAAGCTCATTAGCTCGGTGCACTACAGCCGCGCCTACAACAATGCCTTCTGGAACGGCACCCAGATGGTTTACGGTGATGGCGACGGGAGGACATTCTCGAACCTCGCGACCTCCCTCGACGTGACCGCCCATGAGCTGACCCATGGCGTGACCACGGCCACCTCGAACCTCATTTATTCGAACCAATCGGGCGGGCTCAATGAGTCCGTCTCGGATATTTTTGGCCAAGTCACCCAATGGTTTGGCGCGGGAAAGGTCATTTCGCCCGGCATCTTTCAGGTCGGCGAAGATATCTTTACGCCCGGGACCCCCGGCGACGCCCTTCGCTATTTGAACGATCCAAAGAAGGACGGGCGCTCGCTCGACTTCTTCGCCGACTACCGAAACGGCATCGACGTGCACTTCAGCTCCGGTATCTCCAACCTGGCGTTCTTCCTGCTCGCGCAAGGTGGCAAGCACCCGCGCGGCCGGTCGACCGTCCAAGTGACCGGAATCGGGATCGAGCGCGCGGCCCAAATCTTCTACCGGGCCAACACATCGATCTTCACGGCGAGCACCACCTTCGCCCAGGCGAAGACATGGACCAAGCAAGCCGCCACGCAGCTTGGCTACCCCGCCGACGTCGTCGACTCCGTCGATGCAGCTTGGCGCGCGGTCGGCGTGAATTAG
- a CDS encoding ABC transporter ATP-binding protein — protein MHHPALELHEVTKRFGEKVAVDGLSLSLEPGAFLGLLGRNGAGKSTTLKMVTGLLAPTSGSIRVLGLDLAADPMQVKRQIGVMPEDMALLDMLTGPQYLRFVGRMYGLEDEVIDARAEELFIKLDLAAGPRALLAEYSFGMKKKIALCAAILHAPRLVFLDEPFEGIDPVTSRTIKDILLAMRGRGTTLVLTSHILEVVERLCPLIAILHDGRLHGFGPIEELRAGGASLESVFVDLVGGARTGELSWL, from the coding sequence GTGCACCACCCTGCTCTGGAGCTTCACGAGGTTACGAAGCGGTTCGGCGAAAAAGTTGCCGTCGATGGCCTCTCGTTGTCCCTCGAACCTGGCGCGTTTCTTGGGCTCCTCGGCCGCAATGGGGCGGGCAAGTCGACCACGCTCAAGATGGTGACCGGCCTCCTTGCACCCACCTCGGGGAGCATTCGCGTGCTCGGCCTCGATTTGGCGGCCGATCCAATGCAGGTGAAGCGCCAGATTGGGGTCATGCCCGAGGACATGGCGCTGCTCGATATGCTCACCGGGCCTCAGTACTTGCGCTTCGTCGGCCGCATGTATGGCCTCGAGGACGAGGTCATCGACGCGCGCGCCGAGGAGCTCTTCATCAAGCTCGATCTCGCGGCGGGCCCCCGCGCATTGCTTGCAGAATACAGCTTTGGAATGAAGAAGAAGATCGCCCTCTGCGCGGCGATTTTGCACGCACCCCGCCTCGTCTTTTTGGATGAGCCCTTCGAGGGGATCGATCCGGTGACCAGCCGCACCATCAAGGACATTCTCCTGGCCATGCGCGGTCGCGGCACCACCCTCGTGCTCACGTCGCACATCCTCGAGGTGGTGGAGCGTCTCTGCCCGCTCATCGCCATCCTGCACGACGGCCGCCTTCATGGGTTCGGGCCCATCGAAGAGCTCCGCGCGGGCGGTGCATCGCTGGAGTCCGTCTTCGTCGATCTGGTGGGCGGCGCACGAACCGGGGAGCTTTCTTGGCTCTAA
- a CDS encoding TIGR01777 family oxidoreductase — protein MRALITGATGLLGRKLLPKVDSAVVLTRDTGRMHRDLGSVEAYAWDPETGPAPREALRGVDVVFNLLGEPVAGRWTKEKKRRIADSRAIGTRNLVAALETAPVRPRVLVSASAVGYYGDAGDTVLDEEALPGRDFMAEVAVQWEREALRARTFGVRVVCLRIGIVLAQGGGALGAMLLPFRMGVGGPLAGGKQWMPWIHIDDVIGLMLHAKGNDAVVGAVNAVAPNPVTNAEFARALGHAVHRPAILPVPKLALQVAFGEMSQVLFASIRAVPRAALRSGYTFRYTDLGEALAATVGT, from the coding sequence ATGCGAGCCCTCATCACGGGTGCCACGGGACTGCTCGGTCGGAAGCTGCTCCCCAAGGTCGATAGCGCCGTCGTCCTAACGCGCGATACCGGCCGAATGCATCGTGATCTCGGCTCCGTCGAAGCGTACGCCTGGGACCCGGAGACGGGTCCCGCGCCGCGCGAAGCACTGCGCGGCGTGGATGTCGTATTCAACCTTTTGGGCGAGCCTGTCGCCGGCCGCTGGACGAAGGAAAAGAAGCGCCGCATTGCAGACAGCCGCGCCATCGGGACGCGCAACCTCGTCGCCGCCTTGGAGACGGCGCCGGTGCGACCGCGTGTGCTGGTCTCGGCGTCCGCCGTTGGCTACTACGGCGATGCCGGCGATACGGTTCTCGACGAAGAAGCTTTACCGGGCCGCGACTTCATGGCGGAGGTGGCCGTCCAGTGGGAGCGCGAGGCGCTCCGGGCACGCACCTTCGGTGTGCGCGTCGTATGTCTCCGCATCGGAATCGTGCTCGCACAGGGCGGAGGCGCCCTCGGAGCGATGCTCTTGCCCTTTCGCATGGGCGTGGGCGGCCCCCTCGCCGGCGGAAAGCAGTGGATGCCATGGATCCACATCGATGATGTGATTGGGCTCATGCTGCACGCCAAAGGCAACGACGCTGTCGTGGGCGCAGTCAACGCGGTTGCGCCCAATCCGGTCACCAACGCGGAGTTCGCGCGCGCCCTCGGCCATGCCGTGCACCGTCCCGCGATCCTTCCCGTGCCGAAACTGGCGCTGCAAGTCGCATTCGGTGAAATGAGCCAAGTGCTCTTCGCCTCGATCCGCGCCGTGCCGCGCGCCGCCTTACGCAGCGGTTACACGTTTCGATATACGGATCTCGGCGAAGCGCTGGCGGCCACGGTGGGCACCTAG